Proteins encoded in a region of the Stieleria neptunia genome:
- a CDS encoding alcohol dehydrogenase catalytic domain-containing protein, which yields MQSIPDAKLDASTDAVVEVELAGLCGSDLHPYFGREVGLDRGTVMGHEFVGRVVEVGEAVREIAIGDRVCSPFTTNCGTCFYCRRGLTSRCPSGQLFGWRQNADGLHGGQAERVRVPLADGTLMKVPEGLHGEAALLLGDNLSTGYFGASMAIDPQSVQEDVFAIVGCGTVGLLAIESARRMGARNLFAVDPNAARLRIAEQLGATVFESAEDVVSAVHSATDGRGADGVMEFVGLPKAQALAYQLIRPGGRMSVIGCHCTPGFAFSPAQAYDKNLTYRTGRCPARSYMDVLPELLLNEPMDLSWCFTHRFGVEDAEEAYQTFAGGKDGCVKAVLEFC from the coding sequence GTGCAAAGCATTCCGGATGCGAAACTCGATGCGTCAACCGATGCGGTGGTGGAAGTTGAGTTGGCGGGACTTTGCGGCAGCGATCTGCACCCGTATTTCGGCCGCGAAGTCGGCTTGGATCGCGGCACGGTGATGGGCCACGAATTCGTCGGCCGCGTGGTCGAAGTGGGCGAAGCGGTGCGGGAGATTGCGATCGGAGACCGTGTTTGCAGTCCGTTCACGACGAATTGCGGAACGTGCTTCTATTGCCGGCGTGGCTTGACGTCGCGATGCCCCAGTGGGCAACTGTTCGGGTGGCGGCAAAACGCGGACGGGCTGCACGGCGGCCAGGCTGAACGGGTCCGCGTGCCGCTGGCCGATGGCACGCTGATGAAAGTCCCCGAGGGGTTGCATGGCGAGGCGGCGTTGTTGCTCGGTGACAACTTGAGTACCGGGTATTTCGGTGCCTCGATGGCCATTGATCCGCAGTCTGTCCAGGAAGATGTTTTTGCGATCGTCGGATGTGGAACGGTCGGGTTGCTGGCGATCGAGTCCGCACGCCGGATGGGCGCGCGCAACCTGTTCGCGGTCGATCCCAATGCCGCACGTTTGCGAATTGCCGAACAACTCGGCGCCACCGTGTTTGAAAGTGCCGAGGATGTCGTGTCGGCGGTCCACTCGGCGACCGATGGACGCGGCGCCGATGGGGTGATGGAGTTTGTCGGTTTGCCCAAGGCCCAAGCGTTGGCGTACCAGTTGATTCGCCCCGGAGGTCGCATGTCGGTGATCGGTTGTCATTGCACGCCGGGGTTCGCCTTCAGCCCCGCCCAAGCGTATGACAAAAACCTGACCTATCGCACCGGACGCTGTCCCGCACGGAGCTACATGGATGTCTTGCCGGAATTGCTGTTGAACGAGCCGATGGATCTGTCGTGGTGTTTTACCCATCGGTTCGGCGTGGAAGATGCCGAAGAAGCCTATCAGACGTTTGCCGGCGGAAAAGACGGATGCGTGAAGGCGGTTCTGGAGTTCTGCTGA
- a CDS encoding Rho-binding antiterminator has translation MDEPYTPISCTFYDQLEILAMRKSPTTIRYRDAEEHEQQTTAVVVDVYSKDKQEWVKLDDGTIIRLDRLISADGHPLSGECQS, from the coding sequence ATGGACGAACCCTACACTCCGATCAGCTGTACCTTCTACGATCAACTCGAAATCTTGGCGATGCGCAAATCGCCGACCACGATCCGCTACCGAGACGCCGAAGAACACGAGCAACAGACCACGGCGGTGGTGGTCGATGTTTATTCCAAAGACAAACAGGAATGGGTGAAGCTCGACGACGGGACGATCATTCGCCTGGATCGCCTGATCAGCGCCGACGGCCATCCGTTGTCCGGTGAATGTCAGTCCTAG
- a CDS encoding Gfo/Idh/MocA family protein codes for MNDEPSRESSSTGLTRRRAITSTLAAGVVPSALASRAYAAGSDRIKIGLIGCGGRGTGAAAHSLSTGRDAVLWAMADAFPDRLRISHSSLMRGKAGKSNVEQGSGFGNAIDVPPERQYVGLDAYRKIIDSDVDLVILTGPPGYRPLHFEAAVNAGKHVFMEKPLASDAHGVRRILASGEKARQANLKVGVGLQRHHQDIYLEAMKRIHGGEIGRIVSMRCFWNTGFPAKTALPREDMTELQYQVRNWYFFDWLSGDHICEQHIHNLDVCNWAFGDHPVRAEGMGGRQVRTDKKYGNIFDHHAVNYEYADGTILHSYCRQIPGCSKLVAEQIVGTKGVAELSTTRCALSGGDKTIWESPRRRGKDYQSPYQVEWNALMKAVVEDTPHHEVDYSASSTMTAILGRLATYSGKTVGWDDAMASEKVLTTDAESWDAPAPIQPLDDGSYAIAKPGETKVL; via the coding sequence ATGAATGATGAACCCAGCAGAGAGTCTTCATCCACCGGCCTGACGCGGCGGCGGGCGATCACGTCGACACTGGCGGCCGGTGTGGTTCCCTCGGCGCTCGCATCCCGGGCGTATGCCGCGGGATCGGATCGCATCAAGATCGGATTGATCGGTTGTGGGGGCCGCGGCACCGGTGCCGCGGCGCACTCCCTGTCCACCGGTCGCGACGCGGTGCTGTGGGCGATGGCGGACGCCTTCCCCGACCGCTTGCGGATCAGCCACAGTTCGCTGATGCGTGGGAAAGCCGGCAAGTCGAATGTCGAACAGGGCAGCGGTTTTGGCAACGCCATCGATGTCCCGCCGGAGCGTCAGTACGTCGGCTTGGATGCCTACCGAAAGATCATCGATTCCGACGTCGATCTGGTCATCTTGACCGGGCCTCCCGGATACCGGCCCCTGCATTTCGAAGCCGCGGTCAATGCGGGCAAGCACGTGTTCATGGAAAAGCCCCTGGCCAGCGACGCCCACGGCGTGCGACGGATTCTGGCCTCGGGCGAAAAAGCTCGGCAAGCGAATCTGAAGGTCGGCGTCGGTTTACAGCGGCACCATCAAGACATCTACCTGGAAGCGATGAAGCGGATTCACGGTGGCGAAATCGGACGCATCGTTTCGATGCGCTGTTTTTGGAACACCGGCTTTCCCGCCAAAACCGCGCTGCCGCGTGAAGACATGACCGAGTTGCAATACCAGGTCCGCAACTGGTACTTCTTTGACTGGTTGAGCGGCGATCACATTTGCGAACAGCACATCCATAATCTGGACGTCTGTAACTGGGCCTTCGGTGATCACCCCGTTCGGGCCGAAGGGATGGGAGGGCGTCAGGTTCGCACCGATAAAAAGTACGGCAACATCTTTGACCACCATGCCGTCAACTACGAATACGCCGATGGAACGATTCTGCACAGCTACTGTCGCCAAATCCCGGGCTGCAGCAAGTTGGTTGCCGAACAGATCGTCGGCACCAAAGGCGTTGCGGAACTGAGTACGACCCGTTGCGCGTTGAGCGGCGGAGACAAAACGATTTGGGAATCACCGCGGAGGCGTGGCAAGGATTACCAAAGCCCGTATCAAGTCGAATGGAACGCGTTGATGAAAGCGGTGGTCGAAGACACGCCGCATCACGAAGTTGACTATAGCGCCAGCAGCACAATGACGGCGATCCTGGGGCGACTGGCGACCTATTCCGGCAAGACCGTTGGCTGGGACGACGCGATGGCCAGTGAAAAGGTGTTGACGACCGATGCGGAATCCTGGGACGCGCCCGCGCCGATCCAACCGCTGGACGACGGTTCTTATGCGATTGCGAAACCCGGTGAAACGAAGGTGCTGTGA
- a CDS encoding hydroxypyruvate isomerase family protein: MDRRKFMKATVAATLAATLHGQQAAAAERLRPFTLNYAPHFGMFANSAGDDLLDQLRFAADQGFRSWEDNPMKDRPVEQQAAIAKEMERLEMKMGVISALKGVWKTVNFAGDNQAARDEVLTTMRGIVDVARRINATYLTVVPGLVDPKLPRDYQMANCIDLLKRCCDVVEPHGLVMVLEPLNRKTNHPGVLLHESPQAYLICKAVARDSCKILYDIYHQQITEGNLIPNIDRCWDQIAYFQCGDNPGRREPGTGEINYRNVFAHLHERGYAGIMGMEHKNAGKGVEGEAAVIQAYRDVDPEPVA, translated from the coding sequence ATGGATCGACGAAAATTTATGAAAGCGACCGTCGCCGCCACGCTCGCGGCGACCCTGCACGGACAACAGGCCGCTGCCGCAGAGCGATTGCGGCCGTTCACGCTCAACTACGCGCCGCATTTTGGCATGTTTGCCAATTCGGCCGGTGATGATTTGCTGGACCAGCTTCGCTTTGCGGCCGACCAGGGATTCCGTTCCTGGGAAGACAATCCGATGAAGGATCGTCCGGTCGAGCAGCAGGCAGCGATCGCAAAAGAAATGGAACGGTTAGAGATGAAGATGGGCGTCATCTCGGCCCTCAAGGGCGTCTGGAAAACGGTAAATTTTGCCGGCGACAACCAAGCCGCCCGCGACGAGGTTTTGACCACGATGCGGGGGATCGTCGATGTGGCAAGACGCATCAATGCAACGTACTTGACCGTCGTTCCCGGATTGGTCGACCCCAAACTGCCGCGCGACTACCAGATGGCCAATTGCATCGATCTGTTGAAGCGCTGCTGCGACGTGGTCGAACCACATGGCTTGGTGATGGTGCTGGAACCCCTGAATCGAAAGACAAACCATCCAGGCGTGTTGTTGCACGAATCACCGCAAGCCTATTTGATCTGCAAAGCGGTGGCCCGTGATTCGTGTAAGATTCTGTACGACATTTATCACCAACAGATCACCGAAGGCAATTTGATTCCGAACATCGATCGCTGTTGGGACCAGATCGCCTATTTTCAATGCGGCGATAACCCGGGACGACGCGAACCGGGCACGGGTGAGATCAATTACCGCAACGTGTTTGCGCATCTCCATGAGCGCGGCTATGCCGGCATCATGGGGATGGAACACAAGAACGCCGGCAAGGGCGTCGAAGGCGAAGCCGCGGTGATCCAGGCCTACCGAGACGTGGATCCAGAACCAGTGGCGTAA
- a CDS encoding sialate O-acetylesterase produces MRLSAVLKMIGLALIGVLSCSPLRADVRLPGFIGDHMVLQQQTPIRLWGWADVGESVTVTLAGQQATATADEDGRWRVELPAMNANDQPQTLSVKGNNTVEVKDLLIGEVWLCSGQSNMEWSVAASANAKAEIAAATYPMIRHIKIPRKPSTTPLDDVSAPWQVCSPETVGAFTACGYFMARRLHQDLGVPIGLVNSSWGGTRVEPWTPPVGFRQVDALSDIYQSVVQKTPGSESYRATLENHVKATEAWTTAAAEALNAGTAVQPSPAFPAGLVPFQSHQDPTMLYNGMIHALVGFPIRGAIWYQGESNHAEGMLYFEKKKALIGGWRTLWGQGDFPFYYVQIAPFQYGNEDPTILPRFWEAQAAVEQLPNTGMVVINDIATLGNIHPPNKQDVGDRLALLALKNDYGKEDLVASSPEMDSLEILGDRLKITFRHTGGGLKTRDGQPPSHFEVIGVGSGGYQPAVATLDGDAVILSSDDVEKPVAFRFAWDKLAEPNLTGGTGLPVGAFRGGEEPDFVSTLAIDREYQLVYDLDLNKLKERIEYDVDDSDNVSGFDRIGYLLELGSGAGSDQAVFVTMKAFTDDAKKIGIPTASSGAQFQQPVEAMDVFSSVESVTEGRSIATGNLEFWPSNYGPANKAGVKNASNTQYDFGDEPSSPTAGYGSMQVHNFGERQTVFAINHWSAAAGADLGIGNSPGQHRDWTFTANAYTTKRLRVYVRPTK; encoded by the coding sequence ATGAGACTATCGGCCGTGTTGAAAATGATCGGTTTAGCGTTGATCGGAGTGTTGTCGTGCTCACCGTTGAGGGCCGACGTGCGCTTGCCGGGCTTCATCGGCGACCACATGGTGCTTCAGCAACAAACGCCGATCCGCCTGTGGGGCTGGGCCGACGTCGGAGAATCCGTGACAGTCACCTTGGCCGGACAGCAAGCCACCGCGACGGCAGACGAAGACGGACGGTGGCGGGTGGAATTGCCCGCCATGAACGCGAACGACCAACCCCAGACGCTTTCTGTCAAGGGAAACAACACGGTCGAGGTGAAGGATCTTCTGATCGGCGAAGTGTGGCTGTGCTCGGGACAATCCAACATGGAATGGTCGGTGGCGGCAAGCGCCAATGCCAAAGCCGAAATCGCGGCGGCGACGTATCCGATGATTCGCCACATCAAGATCCCCCGCAAACCATCGACCACGCCGCTGGATGATGTCAGCGCCCCGTGGCAAGTTTGTTCGCCGGAGACCGTCGGAGCCTTCACCGCCTGTGGGTACTTCATGGCGCGTCGGCTGCACCAAGACCTAGGGGTGCCGATCGGATTGGTCAATTCGTCTTGGGGCGGCACGCGTGTCGAACCCTGGACGCCGCCGGTCGGGTTTCGTCAAGTCGACGCGTTGAGCGACATCTACCAGTCGGTTGTCCAAAAAACGCCGGGATCAGAATCATACCGCGCGACGCTGGAGAACCATGTCAAGGCGACCGAAGCATGGACCACCGCAGCCGCCGAAGCCCTGAATGCGGGAACCGCCGTCCAGCCAAGTCCCGCGTTCCCGGCCGGACTGGTGCCGTTCCAAAGTCACCAAGACCCGACGATGCTCTACAACGGTATGATCCACGCGTTGGTCGGTTTCCCGATCCGCGGTGCGATCTGGTATCAGGGTGAATCCAACCACGCCGAAGGCATGCTGTATTTCGAAAAGAAAAAGGCGTTGATCGGCGGCTGGCGAACGTTGTGGGGTCAAGGTGATTTCCCGTTCTACTATGTCCAAATCGCTCCCTTTCAATACGGCAATGAAGACCCCACGATTCTGCCGCGATTCTGGGAGGCGCAAGCGGCCGTCGAGCAACTTCCCAACACCGGCATGGTCGTCATCAATGACATCGCCACGCTCGGCAACATTCACCCGCCGAACAAACAAGACGTCGGCGACCGATTGGCGCTGCTGGCCTTGAAAAACGATTACGGAAAAGAGGACCTTGTCGCCAGCAGTCCCGAAATGGATTCACTGGAAATCCTGGGCGACCGACTGAAGATCACGTTCCGCCATACCGGCGGCGGGTTGAAAACGCGTGATGGGCAACCACCAAGCCATTTCGAGGTGATCGGCGTCGGTTCCGGCGGTTACCAGCCGGCCGTCGCGACCCTCGACGGAGACGCCGTGATCCTTTCGTCTGACGACGTCGAAAAACCGGTCGCGTTCCGATTCGCCTGGGACAAATTGGCCGAACCCAATCTGACCGGGGGCACCGGATTGCCGGTCGGTGCGTTCCGCGGCGGGGAAGAACCCGATTTCGTCAGCACGCTGGCGATCGATCGCGAGTATCAGCTCGTTTATGACCTCGATTTGAACAAGCTGAAGGAACGGATTGAATACGACGTGGACGACAGCGACAACGTCTCCGGTTTCGATCGAATCGGCTACCTGCTGGAACTCGGCTCGGGGGCCGGTAGTGATCAGGCCGTGTTCGTCACGATGAAGGCGTTTACCGACGATGCAAAGAAGATTGGTATCCCGACGGCTTCTTCGGGGGCCCAGTTTCAACAACCCGTCGAAGCGATGGACGTGTTTTCGTCGGTCGAATCCGTGACCGAAGGCCGTTCGATCGCCACCGGCAATCTGGAATTTTGGCCCAGCAACTACGGCCCGGCCAACAAAGCCGGCGTTAAAAACGCATCGAACACCCAGTATGACTTCGGCGACGAACCGTCGTCCCCGACGGCGGGTTACGGATCGATGCAGGTGCACAACTTTGGTGAACGGCAAACCGTGTTTGCCATCAACCACTGGAGTGCCGCCGCGGGCGCCGATCTGGGCATCGGCAACAGCCCCGGCCAGCATCGCGATTGGACCTTCACCGCCAACGCCTACACCACCAAGCGCCTGCGAGTCTACGTCCGACCGACAAAATAG
- a CDS encoding PAS domain S-box protein: protein MPRVDETRAELLAQLAEIQAKLEALGDLEPPECEQDPPRGNTDSAESYFIASRHWQHAGVHQGADWRRHADVALIEWDADIAIRRWTPQAEQIFGWKADEVLGKRWDEFPLVHEQDIALVQQVGRELLAGNVDFNSCFHRNYRKDGTVLNCEWFNAVRRDDEGRITAVISLPHDVTERVRVESHMLHIQNAMRMITVGTARSTGLAFFESLVRYISESLGFRYVFVARIDKDSPLRARTIAFWADGQLEDDFEFDLAGTPAANVVNHSMEFCAEHLQQRYPNDITLARFQAESYLGTPLVSSTGEVLGILAVLDDKPMEDRADIREMIALFGDRTAIEIERSIAEAAQHASRMRLRILTEQMPTVLWTTDLQLRFTHSTGAGLKSMNQKPNQVVGHTLFEYFQTDDESFGPIAIHFEALQGVSGSSEIEWSGRVFQVYVEPLRDPCGTIIGTIGLAQDISEIKRVERSLVQSEERFRRMIQHAPEAVVLLDTQTGRFVMVNQAAEKLYKYSAEQLLQMGPLDISPEIQPDGQPSADKSREVISRACAGETPIFEWTHRDAEGLEVPCEIRLLSLEENGRTIIRGSVTDVTDKKRAEESLKRLESDLAHVARVSTMGEMVGGLAHELNQPLYAIQNFGKACGNLLAAEGDVDRDRLHQWLDRITSTAQYAGEILLRLRRFVSREPIHKTTCDLDEIIKTALMLTKHDAQVAGIRVEYTPAPQLPAVKADSVQIQQILVNLVRNAIDAVLEQSHGDPMVRVSAESQADRVAVTVADNGPGLPDGIPFFEAFCSTKTNALGLGLAIGTTIAKAHGGILQAKNGPEHGAVFSFTLDTAEQQSE from the coding sequence ATGCCCAGAGTCGATGAGACTCGCGCTGAACTGCTGGCACAACTCGCGGAGATACAGGCGAAACTCGAGGCTTTGGGCGACCTCGAACCGCCCGAGTGCGAGCAGGATCCGCCGCGGGGGAACACGGATTCCGCGGAATCTTATTTCATCGCGTCGCGCCATTGGCAACATGCCGGCGTCCACCAGGGTGCCGACTGGCGCCGGCATGCCGATGTGGCCTTGATCGAATGGGACGCAGACATTGCCATCCGCCGGTGGACCCCGCAGGCGGAACAGATCTTCGGTTGGAAAGCCGACGAGGTTCTGGGCAAGCGCTGGGACGAATTCCCATTGGTGCATGAACAAGATATCGCCCTGGTTCAACAGGTCGGTCGAGAATTGCTGGCAGGAAACGTCGACTTCAACAGTTGCTTCCACCGAAATTACCGAAAGGACGGAACCGTTCTCAACTGCGAGTGGTTCAACGCCGTCCGTCGCGACGATGAGGGGCGGATCACCGCTGTGATTTCGCTGCCCCACGACGTGACCGAGCGGGTGCGTGTCGAAAGTCACATGCTGCACATTCAAAACGCAATGCGGATGATCACGGTCGGCACCGCGCGTTCGACCGGTCTGGCATTTTTTGAATCGCTCGTCCGATACATCTCCGAATCCCTTGGCTTTCGCTACGTGTTCGTCGCACGCATTGACAAAGACTCGCCACTACGGGCGCGGACCATCGCCTTTTGGGCCGACGGACAACTCGAAGACGATTTCGAATTCGACCTCGCCGGAACGCCGGCAGCGAACGTGGTCAACCATTCCATGGAATTCTGTGCCGAACACCTTCAACAACGCTATCCAAATGACATCACGTTGGCGCGGTTTCAAGCGGAAAGCTACCTCGGCACACCGCTGGTCAGTTCCACGGGAGAGGTCCTGGGCATTCTGGCGGTCTTGGACGACAAGCCGATGGAGGACCGCGCGGACATTCGTGAGATGATCGCATTGTTTGGCGATCGAACGGCGATCGAGATCGAACGTTCCATCGCCGAAGCGGCACAGCACGCCAGCAGAATGCGGTTGCGTATCCTGACCGAACAGATGCCGACGGTCTTATGGACCACCGATCTCCAGCTTCGCTTCACGCACTCCACCGGCGCGGGGCTGAAGAGCATGAACCAGAAGCCCAATCAAGTTGTCGGCCACACACTGTTCGAATATTTCCAGACCGACGATGAGAGCTTTGGGCCCATCGCGATCCATTTTGAGGCACTCCAAGGCGTCTCCGGCTCTTCTGAAATCGAGTGGTCCGGCCGCGTGTTTCAGGTTTACGTGGAACCGTTGCGTGATCCCTGTGGCACCATCATCGGCACGATCGGGCTGGCACAGGACATCAGTGAAATCAAACGCGTCGAACGATCGCTGGTCCAGAGCGAAGAACGATTTCGCCGGATGATTCAACACGCGCCCGAAGCCGTCGTGTTACTGGATACCCAAACCGGACGCTTTGTGATGGTGAATCAGGCGGCGGAAAAACTCTACAAGTACTCCGCCGAGCAGCTTCTCCAAATGGGACCGCTTGATATCAGCCCCGAAATCCAGCCCGATGGTCAGCCCTCTGCGGACAAGAGCCGCGAAGTGATCTCCAGAGCTTGCGCCGGTGAAACGCCGATTTTCGAATGGACACACCGCGATGCCGAAGGATTGGAGGTCCCGTGCGAAATCCGTCTCCTGTCACTCGAAGAAAACGGGCGGACGATCATTCGTGGCAGCGTCACCGATGTGACGGATAAGAAACGGGCCGAAGAATCACTCAAGAGGCTGGAGTCCGATTTAGCACACGTCGCACGCGTTTCGACCATGGGCGAAATGGTTGGCGGTCTGGCACACGAGTTGAATCAACCGCTGTACGCGATTCAAAACTTCGGCAAAGCCTGCGGCAATCTCCTCGCCGCCGAGGGAGACGTCGATCGCGATCGGCTGCATCAATGGCTCGACCGAATCACCTCCACCGCACAATACGCCGGTGAAATCTTGTTGCGATTGCGAAGGTTCGTGTCGCGTGAACCGATCCACAAGACGACGTGTGATCTGGATGAAATCATCAAGACGGCGCTGATGCTGACCAAACACGATGCGCAAGTCGCCGGCATCCGCGTCGAGTACACACCGGCCCCGCAACTGCCGGCGGTCAAAGCCGATTCGGTCCAAATTCAACAAATCCTCGTCAACCTGGTTCGAAATGCCATTGACGCAGTCTTGGAACAATCGCACGGTGACCCGATGGTTCGAGTTTCCGCTGAATCACAAGCGGACAGGGTGGCCGTGACCGTGGCCGATAACGGCCCCGGCCTGCCGGACGGTATCCCGTTTTTCGAAGCATTTTGTTCCACTAAAACCAATGCCCTCGGCTTAGGGCTGGCCATCGGCACCACCATCGCCAAGGCACACGGGGGGATCCTTCAAGCGAAGAACGGGCCCGAGCACGGCGCCGTCTTTTCTTTCACGCTCGACACCGCCGAGCAGCAGAGCGAGTAG
- a CDS encoding sulfatase-like hydrolase/transferase, which produces MLHRVLLNLGLVVATFVGLFVGLFVGGTAPAAERPNILWLTCEDNNVNWVGCYGNPHADTPNIDALAAEGFQYMHCYANAPVCAPSRSTWITGVHAISMGTHPMRSRYPIPHDRIRYYPDLLKDAGYFVGNEKKTDYNIGGRDDKSAWDTNKADWDQLKQQQPFFMVINSTKSHESKAFGDVNQTEHDPDDVRLAKYHPDIPDIRKNYAHYHDQMKKMDADIGHALRQLEQAGLAENTIVIHNSDHGGVIARSKRFLFNSGTHCPLIIRIPEKFKHLRPAEPGAKVDDLVSFVDMTKTWLDLCGAAKPDYLQGKVFLGPNKESRDYHVSFRTRMDERCDNVRAIRDRRFLYIRNYMPYAPWGQHLNYLWIMRATQAWEQHHQAGKTDAVTGRFFGTKPMEELYDTSVDPDNVNNLIDDPRYAADVKRLSGALDRWQLDHFDSGLLPESEVVRRSEVSGKTIFDMVRTPSLYDLPALQQASARALAQDPKNIDRLYEDLAAKDSGVRYWAIVGCFNLQESTPLDMNLVRKALQDESHHVRAMAAWILYRAGDRAAAQRCWNQLLQQSSYASLKVFNIIDWIGDDIEPYAESMKQCNFDHGGYVGRMKEYMGVAEKPKKKKRAK; this is translated from the coding sequence ATGCTTCATCGCGTTCTCTTGAATCTAGGTTTGGTCGTCGCCACCTTCGTCGGACTGTTCGTCGGCCTGTTCGTCGGCGGAACCGCGCCGGCAGCCGAGCGTCCCAACATCCTTTGGCTGACTTGTGAAGACAATAACGTCAACTGGGTCGGGTGTTACGGCAACCCACACGCTGACACTCCCAACATCGATGCCCTGGCGGCCGAGGGGTTTCAGTACATGCATTGCTATGCCAATGCCCCCGTTTGCGCCCCCTCACGCAGCACCTGGATCACCGGTGTCCACGCGATTTCCATGGGGACGCATCCGATGCGGAGTCGTTATCCGATTCCACACGACCGGATCCGGTACTACCCCGACCTGCTGAAGGATGCGGGCTATTTCGTCGGCAACGAAAAGAAGACGGACTACAACATCGGCGGACGCGACGACAAGAGTGCCTGGGACACCAACAAAGCGGATTGGGACCAGCTCAAGCAGCAGCAACCGTTTTTCATGGTCATCAACAGCACCAAGTCTCATGAGTCCAAGGCGTTCGGCGATGTCAACCAAACCGAACACGATCCCGATGACGTTCGGCTGGCGAAGTACCATCCAGACATTCCCGACATTCGCAAAAATTACGCCCATTACCATGACCAGATGAAAAAGATGGACGCCGACATCGGTCATGCACTACGGCAATTGGAACAGGCCGGGTTGGCAGAGAACACCATCGTGATCCACAACTCGGACCATGGCGGAGTGATTGCCCGCAGCAAACGTTTCCTGTTCAACAGCGGCACGCACTGTCCGCTGATCATTCGCATCCCCGAAAAATTCAAACACCTGCGTCCCGCCGAACCGGGCGCCAAGGTCGACGATCTGGTCAGTTTCGTCGACATGACCAAGACCTGGCTGGACCTGTGCGGTGCGGCGAAACCCGACTACTTGCAAGGCAAGGTGTTCTTGGGGCCGAACAAGGAGTCGCGCGATTACCACGTCAGTTTTCGGACCCGGATGGACGAACGCTGTGACAACGTCCGCGCGATTCGCGACCGACGGTTCTTGTACATCCGAAACTACATGCCCTACGCACCGTGGGGACAACACCTCAATTACCTGTGGATCATGCGGGCGACTCAGGCGTGGGAGCAACATCACCAGGCCGGCAAGACCGATGCCGTGACCGGCCGATTCTTCGGCACCAAACCGATGGAAGAGCTTTATGACACCTCGGTTGATCCGGACAACGTCAACAACTTGATCGACGATCCCCGCTACGCTGCCGACGTCAAACGATTGAGTGGGGCGCTCGACCGTTGGCAACTCGACCACTTTGACAGCGGCTTGTTGCCCGAAAGCGAAGTGGTTCGGCGTAGCGAAGTGAGCGGCAAAACGATCTTTGACATGGTGCGAACCCCCTCACTGTACGATCTGCCCGCATTGCAACAGGCCTCCGCGCGGGCCTTGGCACAAGATCCCAAGAACATCGATCGACTGTACGAGGACTTGGCCGCGAAAGACTCCGGCGTGCGTTACTGGGCCATCGTGGGTTGTTTCAATCTACAAGAATCGACCCCGTTGGACATGAACCTCGTCCGCAAGGCACTCCAGGATGAATCACACCACGTGCGTGCGATGGCGGCCTGGATCCTGTATCGGGCAGGCGATCGAGCGGCCGCGCAACGATGCTGGAACCAGTTGTTGCAACAAAGTTCCTATGCCTCGTTGAAAGTGTTCAACATCATCGATTGGATCGGAGACGACATCGAGCCCTATGCGGAGTCGATGAAACAGTGCAATTTCGATCACGGCGGCTACGTCGGCCGGATGAAGGAGTACATGGGCGTTGCCGAGAAGCCCAAAAAGAAGAAGCGGGCGAAGTAA